Proteins from a genomic interval of Acidobacteriota bacterium:
- a CDS encoding tetratricopeptide repeat protein translates to MTTAIDLFIKATLILALGHLAVLALRSYSASTKHLIAATALAALLILPILSRTMPTRTIEVLPPPVEDATEETATLPALLEATADPEAGPRVGSESVRTDEILVQEGASEEFVTGWTTSEYLERSGTSDVQEAGVVSPTTATQPSAPVRGMSLSELARDFAGSIAWWPILRWVWLIGALFVLVRFITGILRISWIASNATRADRSAQEIASMLSREMKTPRQPEVRLSDGVDVPLVWGFANPVILLPQSSRVWDTDRLRTVLTHEMAHVARHDCTTLLVGQLTTILYWFHPLSWTLEQTARRLAERACDDVVVSKGEAASDYASHILEIARQLPERDRYSSVALAMSRRSEIEGRLLAILEPLAERTGMTFRKLVAVSSVALVAVATLAAFRLGAAPAPDEDLAAAQMATSGTPGVTIDVEAEPLITEEESSEAWAWSDFDPDFFDFVEKFASDQNYNVNTNSNYNYNINVDNNGNVTGRTYSGRKSKEEGEEAWDRAWELHNEEEWAEAAALFAKAARLGYRPGTSEYNAACGYARLRNADQALVHLEASLRAGFDEISYFFQDDDLDPIRSNPKFQAFLERVESAAVEGKRAKAMSHSARVMAEYESLRKTSSGDVDDWNDLGYQLLKLRRLDAGVDALQRAHQLSNGQSTRAMYNLACAYALSGRESTAIDWLERAVSGGLDRVHLIEKDADLDSLRDNPRFRDLLARARRLSMDRFHFDNDHQKTARYREAIDEYRKYVEENPESGRGWSNLGFAYHYTGNYDQAIAAFSRALQLGYQTAYSAYNIACGHARLGHTDLAFQWLDRAESYGMDVGHRLESDEDLRSLRSDPRYREVIRSSKSRQKSSHCDDCAELAPLPPLPPESPEAWQITSAGPVSASASAGGTTQTMVGVPLPPVAPLAPGAPYGYPGKTSFILLDGDSMTIQNTDDANISGSWNSDDDRLVISKDDRKWVVRGEETVFAMEHQGNLWMITDEDLVDRAMEILEPVSELAHEQRELGREQSAISREQARIVRQQARLADQQSRISQRAAQYSSEQLNAEIRRLADELERLALEQGRLGEKHGKIGSLQSEISGRQAEEARQADEKLRSLLEYAIAQRKARRLD, encoded by the coding sequence ATGACCACTGCAATCGATCTATTCATCAAGGCGACGTTGATTCTGGCACTCGGTCATCTGGCCGTCCTCGCTCTGCGAAGTTACTCGGCGAGCACGAAGCACCTGATCGCGGCCACGGCTCTCGCAGCGCTGCTGATCCTCCCGATTCTGAGCCGGACGATGCCGACTCGTACGATCGAGGTTCTTCCTCCGCCGGTCGAAGACGCCACGGAAGAAACCGCCACTCTGCCCGCCCTGCTCGAAGCGACAGCCGATCCGGAAGCGGGGCCGAGAGTCGGTTCGGAATCCGTCCGAACGGACGAGATCCTCGTCCAGGAAGGTGCGTCTGAAGAGTTCGTGACCGGCTGGACGACCTCGGAGTATCTCGAGCGGTCCGGTACGAGCGACGTTCAGGAAGCTGGCGTCGTTTCGCCGACGACTGCGACCCAGCCTTCCGCACCCGTGCGAGGAATGTCGCTCAGCGAGCTCGCCCGCGATTTCGCCGGCTCGATCGCCTGGTGGCCGATTCTCCGCTGGGTCTGGCTGATCGGCGCGCTGTTCGTCCTCGTCCGATTCATCACAGGAATCCTCCGGATCTCCTGGATTGCTTCGAACGCGACCCGGGCAGATCGATCGGCTCAGGAGATCGCGTCGATGCTCTCCCGGGAGATGAAGACGCCGCGCCAGCCGGAAGTGCGGCTGAGCGACGGAGTCGATGTACCACTCGTCTGGGGATTCGCCAATCCGGTCATCCTTCTTCCTCAGAGCAGCAGAGTTTGGGATACCGACCGACTGAGAACCGTTCTGACGCACGAGATGGCCCACGTGGCGCGCCACGACTGTACGACGCTGCTCGTCGGGCAACTCACGACGATCCTCTACTGGTTCCATCCACTGAGCTGGACGCTCGAGCAGACGGCACGGCGGCTCGCCGAGCGCGCCTGCGATGACGTCGTCGTCAGCAAGGGGGAAGCGGCTTCCGATTACGCGAGCCACATCCTCGAGATTGCCCGACAGCTTCCCGAGCGCGACCGCTACTCGAGCGTGGCGCTGGCGATGTCGCGGCGCTCGGAGATCGAGGGTCGCCTGCTTGCGATTCTCGAGCCTCTGGCGGAGAGAACGGGGATGACATTCAGAAAGCTCGTCGCCGTCAGCTCGGTTGCACTCGTCGCAGTCGCGACGCTCGCCGCATTCAGACTGGGGGCGGCTCCCGCCCCGGATGAGGACCTCGCGGCGGCTCAGATGGCCACATCCGGCACTCCAGGAGTCACGATCGACGTCGAGGCAGAGCCGCTGATCACCGAGGAAGAAAGCTCCGAGGCGTGGGCATGGTCGGACTTCGATCCCGACTTCTTCGACTTCGTCGAGAAATTCGCCTCGGATCAGAACTACAACGTAAACACCAACTCGAACTACAACTACAACATCAACGTCGACAACAACGGCAATGTCACCGGGAGGACTTACTCCGGAAGGAAGAGCAAGGAGGAAGGAGAAGAGGCGTGGGATCGCGCCTGGGAGCTCCACAACGAAGAAGAGTGGGCCGAGGCGGCCGCCCTTTTCGCCAAGGCAGCGCGGCTCGGATACCGCCCAGGAACCTCGGAGTACAACGCGGCGTGCGGATACGCCCGGCTCCGTAACGCTGACCAGGCACTGGTTCACCTCGAGGCTTCTCTCCGCGCCGGATTCGACGAGATCAGCTATTTCTTCCAGGACGACGACCTCGACCCGATTCGCTCGAACCCGAAGTTCCAGGCTTTTCTCGAACGAGTCGAGTCGGCGGCTGTCGAAGGAAAACGCGCGAAGGCGATGTCCCACTCGGCCAGGGTCATGGCGGAGTACGAGAGCCTCAGAAAGACATCCTCGGGTGACGTCGACGACTGGAACGACCTCGGGTATCAGCTGCTGAAGCTTCGCCGCCTCGACGCCGGTGTCGATGCCCTTCAGAGGGCCCACCAGTTGAGCAACGGGCAGTCGACCCGTGCGATGTACAACCTCGCCTGCGCGTACGCCCTCTCCGGCAGAGAGTCGACGGCGATCGACTGGCTCGAGCGTGCGGTCTCCGGCGGGCTCGACCGTGTCCATCTCATCGAGAAAGATGCCGACCTCGATTCGCTCCGCGATAATCCGCGCTTTCGCGATCTGCTCGCGCGGGCCAGGCGGCTCTCGATGGATCGCTTCCATTTCGACAACGACCATCAGAAGACGGCCCGCTACCGCGAAGCAATCGACGAGTACCGGAAGTATGTCGAGGAGAACCCGGAGAGCGGTCGCGGATGGTCCAACCTCGGCTTCGCCTATCACTACACCGGCAATTACGACCAGGCGATCGCCGCTTTCAGCCGCGCGCTCCAGCTCGGTTATCAGACCGCATACAGCGCCTACAACATCGCCTGCGGACACGCCCGGCTCGGCCACACCGATCTCGCCTTCCAGTGGCTCGATCGCGCGGAGAGCTACGGTATGGACGTCGGTCACAGGCTCGAGAGCGACGAGGATCTTCGGTCGCTCAGATCGGACCCTCGCTATCGAGAAGTGATCCGGAGCTCGAAGTCGAGGCAGAAGAGCTCGCATTGCGACGACTGCGCAGAGCTCGCCCCGCTACCACCGCTACCGCCGGAGTCTCCTGAGGCGTGGCAGATCACATCCGCAGGCCCCGTAAGCGCCTCGGCTTCGGCGGGGGGCACAACGCAGACAATGGTGGGTGTCCCCCTGCCACCGGTTGCCCCGCTAGCTCCCGGAGCACCCTATGGCTATCCGGGGAAAACCTCGTTCATCCTGCTCGACGGCGACTCGATGACGATCCAGAACACCGACGACGCCAACATCTCCGGGTCGTGGAACAGTGACGACGACCGGCTGGTCATTTCGAAAGACGACAGGAAGTGGGTCGTCAGAGGCGAGGAAACAGTCTTCGCAATGGAACACCAGGGCAACCTCTGGATGATCACCGACGAGGATCTCGTGGACCGTGCAATGGAGATTCTCGAGCCGGTATCCGAGCTCGCTCACGAGCAGCGTGAGCTCGGTCGCGAGCAATCCGCGATCAGTCGTGAACAGGCCCGGATCGTCAGGCAACAGGCGCGACTCGCAGATCAGCAGTCGAGAATCTCCCAGCGAGCGGCGCAATACTCGAGCGAACAGCTGAACGCCGAGATCAGAAGACTGGCCGATGAGTTGGAACGGCTCGCCCTCGAACAGGGCAGGCTCGGAGAGAAACACGGAAAGATCGGCTCATTGCAGAGCGAGATCAGCGGGCGTCAGGCGGAGGAAGCGCGGCAAGCCGACGAGAAGCTCCGGTCGCTTCTCGAGTACGCCATCGCGCAGCGAAAGGCCAGGCGTCTGGACTAG
- a CDS encoding LEA type 2 family protein, giving the protein MKRATLSIFSVAVLSLSLLSCQSLLNIENPDYSIQRVTPRVAMAFPLSNSSIDFDFTIAVDNPNSVALNLDQIDFDLYVNNNMVVRGVSNEQVRVPANAIGQVQLTTRVDYDSIRTLFREIADIVQGERANYELRGKAYYRTPLGRVGFPFRIYD; this is encoded by the coding sequence ATGAAACGCGCCACACTCTCGATTTTTTCCGTAGCCGTACTGTCGCTCTCGCTTCTTTCCTGCCAGTCGTTGCTCAACATCGAGAATCCCGACTATTCGATCCAGCGGGTGACCCCCCGGGTGGCGATGGCCTTCCCGCTGTCCAACTCCTCGATCGATTTCGACTTCACGATCGCGGTCGACAACCCGAACTCGGTTGCGCTGAACCTCGACCAGATCGATTTCGACCTCTACGTCAACAACAACATGGTGGTTCGCGGCGTGAGCAACGAGCAGGTCCGGGTCCCAGCGAACGCGATTGGCCAGGTCCAGCTCACCACCAGAGTCGACTACGATTCGATCCGGACTTTGTTTCGCGAGATCGCCGACATCGTCCAGGGCGAGCGCGCCAACTACGAGCTGCGAGGAAAGGCCTACTATCGGACCCCCCTCGGAAGGGTCGGCTTCCCCTTCCGGATTTACGACTGA
- a CDS encoding BlaI/MecI/CopY family transcriptional regulator, with protein sequence MAPRRAEFSKREKEIMDVIYRRGTATAAEVHEEMAEPPSYSAVRATLRILEEKGHLRHEDDGVRYVYAPTMTRSRASKNALEHLVSTFFDDSAEKVVAALLDSRKRDLSDEDLEKLEAMIAEARREGR encoded by the coding sequence ATGGCCCCGAGACGTGCAGAGTTTTCAAAGAGAGAAAAAGAGATCATGGACGTGATCTACCGGCGCGGGACGGCGACCGCCGCCGAAGTCCACGAGGAAATGGCCGAACCACCGTCGTACTCCGCGGTGAGGGCCACGCTCCGGATCCTCGAGGAAAAGGGACACCTTCGACACGAAGACGATGGGGTGCGATACGTCTACGCTCCAACGATGACGCGAAGCCGCGCGTCGAAGAACGCGCTGGAACATCTCGTCTCGACCTTCTTCGACGATTCCGCCGAGAAGGTGGTCGCAGCCCTTCTCGACTCGCGGAAGCGCGACCTGAGTGACGAAGATCTGGAAAAACTCGAGGCGATGATCGCCGAGGCCCGCAGGGAAGGACGCTGA
- a CDS encoding glycosyltransferase family 2 protein, whose protein sequence is MKATAIIAAYNEENTIQGVIDALRQSPRIGEVIVVSDGSSDRTVQISRAAGVRTLALSSNCGKGYAMRLGVQHAKNDILFFVDGDMLNLTEEHIGSLIDPVLDGRCHMNVGIRHRGPISNFLHVRAGIGPILSGIRVMHRDLFETVPLQFMSRFKIETALNYFCRLGGYVQRNTIIRGLGHVIKENKRGFSTGLAARWAMSYEVTLLLLDLYLFGSWKLTEFVDQPVPDYEIH, encoded by the coding sequence TTGAAAGCTACGGCAATCATTGCTGCTTACAACGAAGAAAACACCATTCAGGGAGTCATCGACGCCCTCCGGCAAAGCCCCCGTATTGGCGAGGTCATCGTGGTCAGCGACGGCTCGAGTGATCGTACGGTCCAGATCTCGAGAGCCGCCGGAGTCCGAACCCTCGCCCTGTCGAGCAACTGCGGGAAGGGTTACGCCATGCGGCTCGGCGTGCAGCACGCGAAAAACGACATTCTCTTCTTCGTCGACGGCGACATGCTGAACCTCACCGAGGAGCATATCGGCTCGCTCATCGACCCGGTGCTCGACGGCCGGTGTCACATGAATGTGGGAATCCGCCATCGAGGCCCGATCTCGAACTTTCTCCACGTCCGGGCGGGTATCGGGCCGATCCTCTCCGGCATCCGCGTCATGCACCGCGATCTGTTCGAGACGGTTCCCCTGCAGTTCATGTCACGCTTCAAGATCGAAACGGCGCTCAACTACTTCTGCCGCCTGGGGGGCTACGTCCAGCGCAACACGATCATCCGGGGACTCGGGCACGTGATCAAGGAGAACAAGCGTGGATTCTCCACCGGACTGGCTGCGAGATGGGCGATGAGCTACGAAGTGACGCTGCTTCTCCTCGATCTCTACCTGTTCGGAAGCTGGAAGCTGACGGAGTTCGTCGATCAGCCCGTCCCCGATTACGAGATTCACTGA
- a CDS encoding carbohydrate binding family 9 domain-containing protein, whose product MKRMTKPGLILAIASSFVAAPLLASTERPTFTAVRAETSPVIDGRIDEPIWEKAQPIEGFTQREPEEGEPATEKTTVRIAYDDAALYVAARLEDSGPVTTRLGRRDNSLNSDWFRFYVDPHHDRRTGFGFWVNPSNVRIDMVLFNDGWDDWNWDGVWDSATQIDEGGWSLEMRIPYSQLRFSDRQEHVWGINFGRFVERKNEDSRLIHIPRTETGFVSRFADLEGIRNIEPPRSFEVTPYVVGRAGFLNTVSGDDPFRSDTETDGTAGVDFKYGLTSNLTLTGSINPDFGQVEVDPAQVNLSQFELFFPEKRPFFIEGSSLFNFGQGGSNHNFGFSFNTPQYFYSRRIGRSPQAVFSQAHDFHDAPGESTILGAIKLTGKFGDGWSIGVLDAYTQEETANFDLRGDRFSSVVEPATNYFVLRPAKEFDGGMSRIGGLFTAVNRDLPSELGWMKSSAYSGGIDGFKFFGEKDWIWEWSFGGSHVEGSPESIRLVQSSSARYYDRPDAGHVDFDPDRTSLSGWTASQMAAKQTGNWKFNLKAHAYSPGFDTNDIGFLTRTDLISSHAVVLYNNPEPGKLTRDRNWWIGKYNSWNFDGDELKNGFYGNFQTRFHNYSYVGFGGGYDFAVDDDRATRGGPVVTDPTGMSINVSYGGDRRKPINWEIYGETYRGGEGSNGYSLGAWLRFKPASNVQLTFQPSYSDSHSWLQYVTAVDDTLAIETFGQRYVFAEIDRKSLELETRLDWTFSPNLSLQMFLQPFIASGDYLDFKELERPRSLDYMVYGTDGGTIAFDPVSGVYTVDPDADGSASPFSFANPDFNFRSLRGNAIVRWEFRPGSAVYLVWNENRANAVNHGRFRPGDDLEGLIDAPSDDVFMIKFSYWLAL is encoded by the coding sequence ATGAAGCGCATGACCAAACCCGGATTGATTCTGGCCATAGCCTCATCGTTCGTTGCCGCGCCATTACTGGCGAGCACCGAGCGCCCGACGTTCACCGCGGTTCGCGCGGAGACCTCCCCCGTCATCGACGGCCGGATCGACGAACCGATCTGGGAAAAGGCCCAGCCGATCGAAGGATTCACACAACGCGAACCGGAGGAAGGAGAACCGGCGACCGAGAAGACCACCGTCCGGATCGCCTACGATGACGCCGCTCTCTACGTCGCGGCGAGACTCGAGGACTCCGGGCCCGTCACCACCCGGCTCGGACGGCGCGACAATTCTCTGAACTCCGACTGGTTCCGCTTCTATGTCGATCCGCACCATGACCGCCGGACCGGATTCGGATTTTGGGTCAATCCGTCGAACGTCAGAATCGACATGGTTCTCTTCAATGACGGCTGGGACGACTGGAACTGGGACGGCGTCTGGGACTCCGCGACGCAGATCGACGAGGGCGGATGGTCGCTGGAGATGCGCATCCCCTACTCCCAGCTTCGATTCTCCGATCGCCAGGAGCATGTCTGGGGGATCAACTTCGGAAGGTTCGTCGAGCGAAAGAACGAGGACTCGCGGCTGATCCACATTCCGAGGACCGAGACCGGCTTCGTATCGCGCTTCGCTGATCTCGAGGGGATCCGGAACATCGAGCCTCCCCGATCGTTCGAGGTCACCCCCTACGTCGTCGGCCGCGCCGGTTTTCTCAATACCGTATCCGGAGACGACCCGTTTCGTTCCGACACCGAGACCGATGGCACCGCGGGCGTGGACTTCAAGTACGGGCTCACTTCGAACCTCACGCTGACCGGCTCGATCAATCCCGACTTCGGGCAGGTCGAGGTCGACCCCGCCCAGGTGAACCTGTCGCAGTTCGAGCTCTTCTTCCCGGAGAAGCGGCCGTTCTTCATCGAAGGCTCGAGTCTCTTCAATTTCGGTCAGGGCGGTTCCAATCACAACTTCGGATTCAGCTTCAACACGCCTCAGTACTTCTACTCGCGTCGCATCGGCCGCTCGCCGCAAGCCGTCTTCTCACAGGCTCACGATTTCCATGATGCCCCGGGCGAGTCGACGATCCTCGGAGCGATCAAGCTCACCGGCAAGTTCGGAGACGGCTGGTCGATCGGCGTCCTGGATGCCTACACTCAGGAGGAGACGGCGAATTTCGATCTCCGCGGCGATCGTTTTTCGAGCGTCGTCGAGCCCGCGACCAACTACTTCGTCCTACGGCCCGCAAAGGAATTCGACGGAGGAATGTCACGGATCGGCGGTCTTTTCACGGCGGTCAACCGTGATCTTCCCTCCGAGCTCGGTTGGATGAAATCTTCTGCTTACAGCGGAGGTATCGACGGCTTCAAGTTCTTCGGAGAGAAGGACTGGATCTGGGAGTGGTCGTTCGGCGGAAGTCACGTCGAGGGGAGCCCCGAGTCGATTCGACTCGTTCAGAGCTCCTCGGCGCGATACTACGACCGTCCCGACGCCGGACATGTCGACTTCGATCCGGACCGCACCAGCCTGAGCGGCTGGACCGCCAGTCAGATGGCGGCGAAACAAACCGGAAACTGGAAGTTCAACCTGAAGGCTCACGCCTACTCCCCCGGGTTCGATACCAACGACATCGGGTTCCTCACGCGGACCGATCTGATCAGCTCTCACGCCGTGGTGCTGTACAACAACCCGGAACCCGGGAAGCTCACGCGCGACAGGAACTGGTGGATCGGAAAGTACAACAGCTGGAACTTCGATGGCGACGAGCTCAAGAACGGATTCTACGGAAACTTCCAGACCCGATTTCACAACTACTCGTATGTCGGGTTCGGGGGTGGATACGATTTCGCCGTCGATGACGACCGGGCCACTCGCGGGGGCCCGGTGGTGACCGATCCGACCGGAATGAGCATCAACGTCTCTTACGGCGGCGATCGCCGGAAACCGATCAACTGGGAAATCTACGGCGAAACCTATCGCGGCGGCGAGGGTTCCAACGGCTATTCCCTCGGAGCCTGGCTTCGCTTCAAACCCGCTTCGAACGTCCAGCTCACCTTCCAGCCATCCTATTCGGACTCGCACAGCTGGCTTCAGTACGTCACGGCGGTGGATGACACGCTGGCGATCGAGACCTTTGGGCAGCGTTATGTCTTCGCCGAGATCGATCGGAAGAGTCTCGAGCTCGAGACCCGGCTCGACTGGACCTTCTCCCCGAACCTCTCGCTTCAGATGTTTCTCCAGCCATTCATCGCCTCCGGAGACTACCTCGACTTCAAGGAGCTCGAGCGCCCGCGGTCGCTCGACTACATGGTCTACGGCACCGACGGGGGGACAATCGCCTTCGATCCGGTGAGTGGCGTCTATACCGTTGATCCCGATGCGGATGGATCCGCCTCTCCCTTCTCGTTCGCGAATCCCGACTTCAATTTCCGAAGCCTCCGCGGAAACGCGATCGTTCGATGGGAGTTCAGACCTGGTTCGGCAGTCTATCTGGTCTGGAACGAGAACCGCGCGAACGCCGTCAATCACGGCCGCTTCCGTCCGGGTGACGATCTCGAAGGACTCATCGATGCTCCGTCCGACGACGTCTTCATGATCAAGTTCAGTTACTGGCTGGCCCTCTGA
- a CDS encoding Gp37 family protein: MSFEKWVPNSEFKRQPASATIVQSRLIRLASPVAAMLNLRGKSGAQLFYDKKRKVIGIRPVDRKDAESAKVRQSEKSTSIHVPNFFADYDIDVPGIRRFKCWWDDAENMAIIDISKPSRRGRPVGS; this comes from the coding sequence ATGTCTTTCGAAAAATGGGTTCCTAATTCAGAATTCAAGCGACAGCCTGCCTCCGCGACGATCGTGCAGTCACGCCTGATCCGACTCGCCTCGCCCGTGGCCGCGATGCTGAATCTCAGAGGCAAATCGGGCGCTCAGCTCTTCTACGACAAGAAGCGGAAGGTCATCGGCATCCGCCCGGTGGATCGGAAGGACGCCGAATCGGCAAAGGTCCGGCAGTCGGAGAAGTCCACCTCGATCCACGTGCCGAACTTTTTCGCCGACTACGACATCGACGTGCCCGGAATCCGCCGCTTCAAATGCTGGTGGGACGATGCCGAGAACATGGCGATCATCGACATTTCCAAGCCGAGCCGTCGCGGGCGCCCCGTCGGCAGCTGA
- a CDS encoding PD-(D/E)XK nuclease family protein — translation MKEILEQLADACRRFPADEKALVTPSFAAGRHITDALARSGSSWINLHVHTIDSLAASIAGGRLARKRIALASRAQRLALVEQACLEVLPPDGYFGALRAQPGFHRAMDATLADLRRGGVTASRMKKAGSGAKPTEIAEVLARYSEILRRHRLGDRADLLLEAVAALKEKDPGVPFFVLVAALEGARGLDRELLDSLPRVEHLAVREGVSASSVSFSRGLGIDHELRSILRRHAAEGRPLDQIEIVLTDPVRHSAIAHEVFAEFDLTATFETGLPVIYSRPGRAVSGFLEWVRRDWDAVWLRRLVATGVIELGSGVGYRRAARMIRDAGIGWGRDRYAPQLNALVRRAEYRASRNGRRTEAERDAARAVREVVLDGMIAHTPDAGIDDRFSTSALARLTAAFARTRLRVASERDGAAREAILLVLDELTGLPSDDSISLSEACLRLEGVLADVRVGASSAMPGLPHVSSVATGGLTGRPSLCIVGAADSIFPGSGAQDPILLDDERSSLNRRTTRSPLELRGSRPERREREMVELLNRFEGDLHVSWSPEDVLGGQPDLAAGFVLDLFRESRSKPGATREELDCEAGEPTGFVPAAGEAPLSETEWWLGEWNRSAPLPARWLAKSLGEARPLIEARERARVARASSELTSWDGKLDVPEGELDPRETGEVMSSSRIERLATCPFSYFLRYVLGVHPVEEVVRDGTRWLDPRERGLMLHEIFRELMAGAEGKLSPERDRVRAREIAEKGLAEWRRRIPPPNVETYELEREDVLRACEVLLEVEAQAPPELTPFAFEVAFGREIAGEPGRLESPDPVVIEVKGRSFNLRGQIDRIDQIGPGEFAVLDYKTGSAYAFDDISWTRGGRQLQHVLYARAVDELLRRGGVAGTVREAGYYFPTRKGLGRKFMKSVHARDSRVDDLLSDLLDVARHGSFVHSGDIDEDCRFCDFRAACFSDEARTFAGQVEEKIKSPDPDSGIEAWLRARGVE, via the coding sequence TTGAAAGAGATTCTCGAGCAGCTCGCCGATGCATGTCGTCGCTTTCCGGCGGATGAGAAGGCTTTGGTCACGCCATCGTTCGCCGCGGGCAGGCACATCACTGATGCGCTCGCGCGATCCGGTTCGAGCTGGATCAATCTTCATGTTCATACGATCGATTCGCTCGCGGCGTCGATCGCGGGCGGGCGACTCGCGAGGAAGAGAATCGCACTCGCCTCACGGGCTCAGAGGCTCGCGCTCGTCGAGCAGGCGTGTCTCGAAGTCCTGCCACCGGATGGCTATTTCGGAGCTCTTCGCGCCCAGCCGGGTTTCCACCGTGCGATGGATGCGACGCTCGCCGATCTGCGCCGGGGAGGCGTGACCGCCAGCAGGATGAAGAAGGCCGGATCCGGCGCCAAGCCCACCGAGATCGCCGAGGTGCTGGCGCGGTACTCGGAGATTCTGCGTCGGCACCGGCTGGGGGATCGTGCGGACCTCCTTCTCGAGGCGGTCGCGGCGCTGAAGGAGAAGGACCCCGGGGTGCCTTTTTTCGTTCTGGTGGCTGCGCTCGAGGGGGCTCGCGGGCTCGATCGGGAGCTCCTCGATTCGCTTCCCCGAGTCGAGCACCTCGCCGTTCGCGAAGGGGTGTCGGCGTCGTCGGTGAGCTTCTCGCGAGGCCTCGGGATCGATCACGAACTTCGCTCCATCCTCAGACGTCACGCCGCGGAGGGGCGGCCGCTCGATCAGATCGAGATCGTACTTACTGATCCGGTTCGACATTCGGCGATCGCGCACGAAGTTTTCGCCGAATTCGATCTGACGGCGACGTTCGAGACCGGGCTTCCGGTGATTTACAGCAGACCCGGGCGGGCCGTCTCCGGATTTCTCGAATGGGTCCGGCGGGATTGGGATGCCGTCTGGCTGCGACGGCTCGTCGCAACGGGAGTCATCGAGCTCGGGAGCGGAGTCGGTTATCGCCGGGCCGCCCGAATGATCCGCGATGCGGGGATCGGCTGGGGTCGCGACCGCTACGCCCCTCAGCTGAATGCGCTCGTCCGGAGGGCCGAGTATCGGGCGTCGCGGAATGGGCGGAGGACCGAAGCGGAGCGGGATGCTGCCCGCGCCGTTCGAGAGGTGGTGCTCGACGGGATGATCGCGCATACACCGGACGCCGGAATCGACGACCGCTTCTCGACCAGCGCGCTCGCGCGGCTCACCGCCGCCTTCGCGCGGACGAGACTCCGAGTGGCGTCCGAGAGAGATGGAGCGGCTCGTGAGGCAATCCTGCTGGTTCTCGATGAGCTCACCGGGCTGCCGAGCGACGACTCGATCAGCCTCTCCGAGGCCTGCCTGCGCCTCGAAGGCGTCCTCGCGGATGTTCGGGTGGGCGCTTCTTCCGCAATGCCCGGCCTTCCTCATGTCAGCAGCGTCGCGACCGGAGGACTGACCGGGCGCCCGTCGCTCTGTATCGTCGGAGCGGCCGATTCGATCTTCCCGGGCTCCGGCGCTCAGGATCCGATTCTCCTCGACGACGAGCGCTCATCGCTCAATCGAAGGACGACCCGGAGTCCGCTCGAGCTTCGTGGCAGCCGGCCCGAGCGACGGGAACGCGAGATGGTGGAACTGCTGAATCGATTCGAAGGCGATCTCCACGTCTCCTGGTCGCCCGAGGACGTTCTCGGAGGACAGCCCGATCTGGCCGCCGGCTTCGTTCTCGATCTGTTTCGCGAGTCGCGATCGAAGCCCGGCGCGACGCGCGAAGAGCTCGACTGCGAGGCGGGCGAGCCGACAGGGTTCGTTCCGGCGGCGGGCGAAGCCCCTCTGAGCGAAACCGAATGGTGGCTCGGCGAGTGGAATCGGTCGGCACCTTTACCCGCCAGATGGCTGGCGAAGTCGCTCGGCGAAGCCAGACCTCTGATCGAAGCTCGCGAGCGCGCGCGAGTGGCGAGAGCGAGCAGCGAACTGACCTCCTGGGACGGGAAGCTCGACGTCCCGGAGGGGGAGCTCGATCCCCGTGAAACCGGCGAGGTGATGTCGTCATCGCGGATCGAACGGCTGGCCACATGCCCGTTCTCTTACTTTCTCCGCTACGTGCTCGGCGTTCATCCCGTCGAAGAGGTCGTCCGCGATGGGACGCGCTGGCTCGACCCTCGCGAGCGAGGTCTGATGCTCCACGAGATCTTCCGGGAGCTGATGGCGGGAGCGGAGGGGAAACTCTCGCCGGAGCGCGACCGGGTGCGGGCCAGGGAGATCGCGGAAAAGGGTCTGGCGGAGTGGCGTCGTCGGATTCCGCCGCCGAACGTTGAAACGTACGAGCTCGAGCGGGAGGATGTGCTTCGAGCATGCGAGGTGCTTCTCGAGGTGGAGGCTCAGGCCCCACCGGAGCTCACTCCGTTCGCATTCGAGGTGGCCTTCGGTCGGGAGATCGCGGGAGAGCCCGGCCGGCTCGAGTCACCCGATCCGGTGGTCATCGAAGTCAAGGGGAGATCCTTCAACCTCCGCGGTCAGATCGATCGGATCGATCAGATCGGACCCGGCGAATTTGCCGTCCTCGACTACAAGACCGGCTCGGCGTACGCGTTCGACGACATCTCGTGGACTCGCGGAGGCCGGCAGCTTCAGCACGTCCTCTACGCGAGAGCCGTCGACGAGCTTCTCCGAAGGGGAGGGGTCGCGGGAACCGTTCGGGAGGCCGGCTACTATTTCCCCACGCGAAAGGGGCTCGGACGGAAGTTCATGAAAAGCGTGCACGCGCGTGACAGCCGCGTCGATGATCTTCTCTCCGATCTGCTCGACGTTGCCCGCCACGGATCGTTCGTTCACTCCGGGGACATCGATGAGGATTGCCGGTTCTGCGACTTCCGAGCAGCGTGCTTCTCCGATGAAGCGAGGACCTTTGCCGGACAGGTCGAGGAAAAAATCAAAAGCCCCGATCCGGATTCCGGAATCGAGGCCTGGCTCAGAGCGCGTGGGGTGGAGTGA